The following nucleotide sequence is from Solanum stenotomum isolate F172 unplaced genomic scaffold, ASM1918654v1 scaffold18507, whole genome shotgun sequence.
GGTTTAGAGATCAAAGAAAATGCAAACTCACATTTGTTACGTAAGCGAATTCAAGATTAGAAGTTTGAAGGGGTCTACAATaatgtatataataataacaactaaTTTATAGTAAAAGCTATTGAGTTCAGATGAATCTGTAATCAACCCTCTAATTTAAACTCTGACGGCGAAAGTGACTTTGTTGAAAAGGAAACTTGTCATTGGGAAGTTCATACCTCCCAATTCCAAAAATTATGTAaccaaaacaaaatcaaaatattcacatttattttttcaaaactaaaacaagaacaaaattgtCCCAAAACTAAACCATTTGTAGATCCAAAATGTTCAATTCTATATGATActttctttaaaacattttcttCTATGCTAACTCTGGAATCACCCTATCAGCTGCTTTCTTTGCCTacaaaaaaggacaaaaaaaaggacaaagaagacttcattatttattaaaaaacacaaaaatatataatgaaaataGAACTGACAAATGGACGGATTGGATTAAATTTGTGCGGATTGCACTTTCACCTTTTTAAAAACCTAACAGTTAGGTTCGTCATTTCGGGTTCAATTTGTTAGGTCAAGTCAACAAAATTGTCAGAATTCAACCTATTCAAATTCGGGCGTATTTGAATGGTCACtaaaaaatgaattgattttaCCGTCTCTAAAGAGACCTTAAGGAAGAAGTGACACATCAAAACAATTgatatgagttttttttaaaggagggaaaaaaaataaatagatttacCTCTTTGTCCCAATTTGTTTGGAGTGTAACTACTAAATAAATGAGGGCTTGAGCAAGAAGTGATAGAGTGAGTCCCAACCAAAGTCCCTTTTAATAACATACAAAAAAGTATAAAATCATTAGTGTTGTCATAATACATTAAAGAACTATATATGTTGTTCGGACTCTTCAGAAATGCTCCTATGCGCTCATGTCAGATTTCAAAagatgcactacttttggagaatctgacATGCATCATatgacatttttggagagtttgGTGTCATAATACATTAAAGTACTATGTTGCACGAACTCTCCAGAAACGTTCCCACGTTCATGTCGGATCCTTAAAAgctgcactacttttggaggatccgacacgcACCAAGCGACATTCTTGGAGAGTTACGTTCATTGTCATAATGCATTAAAGAACTATATCACatggactctccaaaaatgttgccgcaccgtgtcggatcctccaaaaatgtaCTACTTTTGAAGGATTCAACACGCACCATACAACATTCTTGGAGAGTTCATTGTCATAATGCATTATAGAACTATGTCAAacagactctccaaaaatgttgccgcACTCGTACATGCACCCtcaacatttttgaaaagtccGAGTAACATAGTCCATAAATGCTTCCACGACCGTCCCGTATCCTCAAAACATCCACTACTTCTGAAGAATCTGACACGAACTGTGTGACACTGTtagagagtccgagcaacatagttaAAGAAGTAAACAAAATGCATAGAGAAGTACCTTTCCTCCAACATGGTAGAAAAAACCTAATACAATACCAGCAGGTATTCCCCATAGATAATAAGCTCCCAAATTAACAATTGCACCTATTTTTTGCCAACCACATCCTCTAGCAATACCTAAAATTTTACATTATTGAAACTATAAGATTGTTGAAAAAATGTCTAAAAGGAACTGTTCCTTTTTAGGATTTGAAACAAACCTGAAAGTACAGATTGATTTGCATCTATGAAGTGTGATCCTGCTATAAACATCAACATTTCAGATACATATGTTACTACTTCTTCCTCATTGCTGTAGCAATGCCCCCAAAATTTACGAATCGAAATGATGAACATTGCTACTAGAATTCCTTCTGTAGTAGCTAAGAACAATGCAGTATATGCTGCTATACGAGCTGCTTTTGGTCGTCCAGCGCCTAATTCATTTGAAACTCTTATGCTGATGAGGAACAAAGATAAAAAATGTGAGAAACAGTTATAAGGTAATGTTGAAAGAAGGAAAACGCGGAGTATGAAAATTTTCACCTTGTGGCACCACTTAGTCCAAAAGGCAACATGTATATCATTGAAGATGTATTAAGGCTGAAAAAATGGAGTATATAACAGTGAGTTAACACAAGGCGAAATATGAATGAAACATGATGTTGAATGTGATAGTGCTAAATGTGTTTGAGAACTAACCTGATTGAAAGAACTGAGGTTTCTAGTTTCGGATTAGGAAGAAGACCAGATAACAGAACCATCATTTCGAATGACCAACTCTCCAAGCTGAAACCGTGCATATAAAAAAGGcgattttttcatatattcaatGGAATTATATGTCTATGGCTCTATGCATTGGTAAGAAGAAGTGGCCGAGGAATTACCAAACCATAACGGCTGAAGGAATAGCTAGTCTAAGGTATCTCGGGATATCAGAAAACGCTACAATTGAAAATCCAGTCCAAGTACTTTTGCAAGAAGGCGATATCCCAATATATGCAGCTAGCAAGAACACGTTAATCCAGTAAGACGCAGCATTAGCCAGAGCAGCCCCTTTGTTGCCAAGGCCGGTTTTTAGCACGAGAAACCAACAAGTGAATAAATGCAGCAAAGTTGTGGCTCCTGCAGTAAGCATCATAGGGAGGACGTCGTTTTGAGCTTGTAGAAATCTCATCTGACATTGTAGTAGTGCATAGGCAAAGATGCTCGGTATCATGAAACGTGCATAATCCCCTGCTTCGGCTGCAATTTCCGGACTTTGTCCCAAGTTTTCAAGAATATGTCCTGCATTTGCCCAAATAAAGGCTAAGGGAATGCTGACTAAAAGAAGAACTATCATGGCCCTTTGCATATGGATACCAAGCATATGATATTGCTTTGCACCATATGCTTGCCCACAAATTGTGTCCAATGCACTTCCCATTCCcatctgataaaaaaaataaaaatgcaaagaTCAAAAAGTAGATTTTTATTAAACAAATTGAGTAATAGTTAAAGAAGCAAACTGTTATAACACAAGTTCTTCTACTTCAAATATCATATGCTTGTCTATTTCGTTTTATCTGACTCTCTTTCCTTATTAGTctgttccaaaaagaatgaaacATGTCTGCATATCAGAAACAATTTATCCTTATGGTATTCCTTCGTAGCCAGAGAAATGTCATGTCGCATTTCAAAGTCTTACTTTCTTTCGTTCATAAACTCCGTGCCTAGTCAAATGCATGCCACATAAGTTGATATAGAGAGATAACTAGGCGAAAATGGGGaaaaaaagctctaaggtctGTTTGGGCTTTAAGAGCAAAGCACAAATAAAGTGTGAGCTTTATTGAAGAAAGGCGCAAATGGAAAAACAAAAGAGACAAATATATGAATGTatagtccaagactaataattataggCATAATATGTATACAAACACCCAAACTTGGCCTTAGCAGACAAGTACTCTGACTTTGAGAGTGCATGTCTAGACACCTCAATTTAATCTCAACTGGCAACTAACCACTCCAACTTGTCTCCAATAATGTCTTGTGGACACCCGATACAATATAACGGATAAATCTTAGAGGTGTCTAGGTGATCATTTTGTATGTTGGAGTGTTCAACTGACATAGTGGAGACGAGTTGACGTGTTTAGgtgtacatattcaaatttggAGCATTTACGCGCCTTTGACAACACTAAACTCTCATCTACATATAAAAGATGTGAAGCACAAAATACTCACCAACAAGCTGAAACCAGTGACAGTGGCAAATGAAGTAGCCATTGAAGCACCAGAAAGAGCTAACTCTCCAAGATGACCAACAAACATAACTGAAATCACCTATAAATAGAGGTTACAAAATCAGCCCATATATAAAAACATGATCCACCCAACCCCTTTAAGTTTGGATGGATTACTCGATAAATTTATCAACTTAGCTCATTTTAATCCGTTCAAATTCAACCTAACTCGTTCATCTGACGCCCTTACCTGTAAGCAATATAGAAGAAAATTAACTGACATTAAAGGCCCTGCTAATGCCAAAATCTTCTTAACTTCTTCAAGAAAATCATCACATTTTCTCTTattcttggattcttcatttcttgattttgatattataagTGGACACTCAATATCTTGAATATCCATTTTCCCTTCTCAAATTTTGCCTtcacataaataaatagattCAAGTTTTAAGATATTTAGCCCAAGGatatacataaaaaaagatatttagcATATAGATTTGGAATAGATCAATAAGGacaaatttgaattatatttttacacTAGGGACAgatataaaataagaatatgacTTTTTTTGTATTTAACTTGTAATGTTCCAAAACAAGAAGATAGTACAAAACATCTGTTCAAATTCTACATCTAATTATGAATGGATAAAAtatagatgatttttttatagTATGTTTGAAAAAAGTACTTATTTTAAGGAGTTGAGGTGTTTAAGCgagtttttaaggaaaaaataagtgtttttgagTAGTAACAGaagttgaaaaaatagtttaagtttgatggAACACAAATTGCTACTTATATTGGGACTTTACTTGATGATCTTGATATTGATCTTAAACATTTTAAATGGTAAGAGATCCTTCCTATttataagaagagaaaaatacttagtcACCAAGTAATTAGTTAGATTCTAATTAGATTAGTCTCATAGTAACTAAAAGTTATTCACTAATTATATTAGTCACCAACCAAAACTTGCTCTTCAAGTATAAATTAATACACATATTATACATGGACATTcagttttaatattatttatagcGGCAATTTTGACTATGTAGCTGAAATaacaatagttgagtgacttttctgttacaaaataaagttaagtgactttatgatataattaccattagttgagtgattttgtGTTATAAAGcaaaattgagtgactttttaaaataaaaattgttagtCAAGTGATAATACAAGAAATTAACTCAAAAAAGTACacagcctttttttttttttttttaacttttaaaagtaTCTTCTGTTCTTGTTTGAAAGAATTGTAGTTCTTTCTTTGGTTGATTCAAAAAGTAGAGTTATGCCACTTGAGAAAACTTGCTTGTCAAGTATTACATGTCTCAGATTGAGGCGGAACTaagatttaaagtttatgaatcTTGAATTTGTAATCAAAACACATAAGTTGTCTTTAGTTACTAGGTTCACaactaaatatttatatgtaCTTCATGaatttctaatataaatacataatctaaGCAAAAGCTACTAGATTCGTCCAAACCCATAGCTAATGATATAACTCTGCCTCTGCAAGGGGGTGTAACTTAGACAACCTACCTTGACGTGAAAATAGATGGTTGATTCTACGACCCAAACCCGAGACCTGTCACAGAGAGACATA
It contains:
- the LOC125850671 gene encoding protein DETOXIFICATION 16-like isoform X1 encodes the protein MDIQDIECPLIISKSRNEESKNKRKCDDFLEEVKKILALAGPLMSVNFLLYCLQVISVMFVGHLGELALSGASMATSFATVTGFSLLMGMGSALDTICGQAYGAKQYHMLGIHMQRAMIVLLLVSIPLAFIWANAGHILENLGQSPEIAAEAGDYARFMIPSIFAYALLQCQMRFLQAQNDVLPMMLTAGATTLLHLFTCWFLVLKTGLGNKGAALANAASYWINVFLLAAYIGISPSCKSTWTGFSIVAFSDIPRYLRLAIPSAVMVCLESWSFEMMVLLSGLLPNPKLETSVLSISLNTSSMIYMLPFGLSGATSIRVSNELGAGRPKAARIAAYTALFLATTEGILVAMFIISIRKFWGHCYSNEEEVVTYVSEMLMFIAGSHFIDANQSVLSGIARGCGWQKIGAIVNLGAYYLWGIPAGIVLGFFYHVGGKGLWLGLTLSLLAQALIYLVVTLQTNWDKEAKKAADRVIPELA
- the LOC125850671 gene encoding protein DETOXIFICATION 16-like isoform X2 is translated as MDIQDIECPLIISKSRNEESKNKRKCDDFLEEVKKILALAGPLMSVNFLLYCLQVISVMFVGHLGELALSGASMATSFATVTGFSLLMGMGSALDTICGQAYGAKQYHMLGIHMQRAMIVLLLVSIPLAFIWANAGHILENLGQSPEIAAEAGDYARFMIPSIFAYALLQCQMRFLQAQNDVLPMMLTAGATTLLHLFTCWFLVLKTGLGNKGAALANAASYWINVFLLAAYIGISPSCKSTWTGFSIVAFSDIPRYLRLAIPSAVMVCLESWSFEMMVLLSGLLPNPKLETSVLSISIRVSNELGAGRPKAARIAAYTALFLATTEGILVAMFIISIRKFWGHCYSNEEEVVTYVSEMLMFIAGSHFIDANQSVLSGIARGCGWQKIGAIVNLGAYYLWGIPAGIVLGFFYHVGGKGLWLGLTLSLLAQALIYLVVTLQTNWDKEAKKAADRVIPELA